The following are from one region of the Channa argus isolate prfri chromosome 6, Channa argus male v1.0, whole genome shotgun sequence genome:
- the LOC137128606 gene encoding scavenger receptor cysteine-rich type 1 protein M130-like isoform X3, protein MDHVLTVFVLLWSSDVRVTRLVGRRSRCSALLERDGRSTNNDNDIWDLKSAAVVCRQLDCGSVVQVLSKFQRTFQRTYASSCLQPKSNQRKCLTKRSHLPQNSLEITCSDSVRLLNGTSLCSGRLEVKSNQSWSSVCDDDFNLQEAEVVCRHLGCGAPLVFQGGLYGELKASVWSKEFQCEGNESALLDCDSSDSARNTCSPGKAVGLTCSEPDTVRLVKGLSPCAGELEVKQQGQWRKVDDPTSEWNLKAADAMCRQMNCGSAVSLGKKWDSMYNLVWQIDSDCLQSESAVRECVFTNYISSQNILLINCSDSVRLLNGTSLCSGRLEVKSNQSWSSVCDDDFNLQEAEVVCRQLGCGAPLVFQGGLYGELKASVWSKEFQCEGNESALLDCDSSDSARNTCSPGKAVGLTCSELDNVRLSGGTSRCDGRVEMKREEWRPLVTDNLGDQDVASVVCRQLGCGSVVSAERTVSHSPGARWFLRRPCGQSDSNLRDCLLSKGVKGSFSHILQVICSDILVRPIISFAACNDGVSEANRTELQVLMGSRFTISCSIQPQFQGGSFQLILTTSAVSQNFTLPAVNHSARFLFSAAVHTHQGDYRCVYHVCVFNHNFSSASQQLSLTVSASLTDLIIRVSVVTVMLFSAALLFCFKATRGQKPKGEKPIELDFLGGAEERKEAQARE, encoded by the exons ATGGATCACGTActaacagtgtttgtgttgctgtggaGCTCAG acgTTAGAGTGACGAGGCTGGTGGGACGACGTAGCCGCTGTTCTGCTTTGCTAGAGAGAGACGGACGTTCGACTAATAATGATAACGACATCTGGGATCTGAAGTCAGCAGCTGTAGTTTGTAGACAGCTGGACTGTGGTTCTGTGGTTCAGGTTCTCTCAAAATTTCAACGTACATTTCAGAGGACGTACGCATCTTCCTGTCTTCAACCAAAATCTAACCAGAGGAAATGTCTAACAAAAAGGTCCCACCTTCCTCAAAACAGCCTGGAGATCACCTGCTCAG aCTCTGTCAGGCTGCTTAATGGGACCAGTCTGTGTTCAGGCAGACTGGAGGTAAAGTCCAACCAGTCGTGGTCCTCAGTGTGTGACGATGACTTTAACCTGCAGGAAGCAGAGGTGGTCTGTAGGCACCTTGGCTGTGGGGCTCCATTAGTCTTTCAGGGGGGGCTCTACGGAGAACTGAAGGCTTCAGTGTGGAGTAAAGAATTCCAGTGTGAAGGCAATGAGTCTGCTCTGCTGGACTGTGACAGCTCAGACTCTGCTAGAAACACATGCTCACCTGGTAAAGCTGTTGGACTCACCTGCTCAG AGCCTGATACTGTTCGGCTGGTGAAAGGACTCAGCCCCTGCGCTGGTGAACTGGAGGTGAAACAACAAGGACAATGGAGGAAAGTGGACGACCCAACATCTGAATGGAATCTAAAGGCAGCTGATGCAATGTGTCGACAAATGAACTGCGGCTCTGCAGTTTCGCTAGGAAAGAAATGGGATTCAATGTACAACCTTGTCTGGCAGATTGACTCCGACTGTCTTCAGTCTGAGTCTGCAGTCAGGGAGTGCGTTTTTACAAATTACATCTCCTCCCAGAACATACTGTTGATCAATTGCTCAG acTCTGTCAGGCTGCTTAATGGGACCAGTCTGTGTTCAGGCAGACTGGAGGTAAAGTCCAACCAGTCGTGGTCCTCAGTGTGTGACGATGACTTTAACCTGCAGGAAGCAGAGGTGGTCTGTAGGCAGCTTGGCTGTGGGGCTCCATTAGTCTTTCAGGGGGGGCTCTACGGAGAACTGAAGGCTTCAGTGTGGAGTAAAGAATTCCAGTGTGAAGGAAATGAGTCTGCTCTGCTGGACTGTGACAGCTCAGACTCTGCTAGAAACACATGCTCACCTGGTAAAGCTGTTGGACTCACCTGCTCAG AGCTTGATAATGTGAGGCTGTCTGGAGGAACCAGTCGCTGTGATGGTAGAGTGGAGATGAAACGGGAAGAGTGGAGACCGCTGGTTACCGATAACCTGGGGGACCAGGATGTGGCTTCTGTAGTGTGTCGTCAACTGGGGTGTGGTTCTGTTGTTTCAGCAGAAAGAACAGTCAGTCATTCACCTGGAGCTCGGTGGTTTCTCAGACGTCCATGTGGTCAGTCTGACAGTAATCTGAGGGACTGTTTATTAAGCAAAGGTGTGAAGGGAAGTTTCTCGCACATCCTACAGGTGATCTGCTCAG ATATTCTGGTTCGGCCAATCATCTCCTTTGCTGCCTGCAATGATGGGGTTTCTGAGGCCAATCGGACGGAGCTTCAGGTGCTCATGGGCTCTAGGTTCACCATCAGCTGCTCCATCCAGCCACAGTTCCAGGGAGGCTCCTTCCAGTTAATCCTGACCACCTCAGCTGTGTCACAAAACTTCACCTTACCGGCTGTCAATCACTCTGCTCGTTTCCTGTTCTCTGCTGCAGTCCACACCCACCAAGGGGACTACAGATGTGTTTATCACGTCTGTGTTTTTAACCATAACTTCTCTTCCGCGAGCCAGCAACTCTCTCTTACTGTCTCAG CCTCTTTAACAGATCTGATCATTAGAGTTTCCGTGGTGACGGTTATGTTGTTCAGTGCTGCACTGCTCTTCTGCTTCAAG GCCACCAGAGGGCAGAAGCCAAAAGGAGAGAAACCCATTGAGCTGGATTTCCTTGGTGGTGCTGAAGAACGGAAGGAGGCCCAGGCAAGAGAGTAG
- the LOC137128606 gene encoding scavenger receptor cysteine-rich type 1 protein M130-like isoform X4 gives MDHVLTVFVLLWSSGLQTKEHNPLKDVRVTRLVGRRSRCSALLERDGRSTNNDNDIWDLKSAAVVCRQLDCGSVVQVLSKFQRTFQRTYASSCLQPKSNQRKCLTKRSHLPQNSLEITCSDSVRLLNGTSLCSGRLEVKSNQSWSSVCDDDFNLQEAEVVCRHLGCGAPLVFQGGLYGELKASVWSKEFQCEGNESALLDCDSSDSARNTCSPGKAVGLTCSEPDTVRLVKGLSPCAGELEVKQQGQWRKVDDPTSEWNLKAADAMCRQMNCGSAVSLGKKWDSMYNLVWQIDSDCLQSESAVRECVFTNYISSQNILLINCSDSVRLLNGTSLCSGRLEVKSNQSWSSVCDDDFNLQEAEVVCRQLGCGAPLVFQGGLYGELKASVWSKEFQCEGNESALLDCDSSDSARNTCSPGKAVGLTCSELDNVRLSGGTSRCDGRVEMKREEWRPLVTDNLGDQDVASVVCRQLGCGSVVSAERTVSHSPGARWFLRRPCGQSDSNLRDCLLSKGVKGSFSHILQVICSDILVRPIISFAACNDGVSEANRTELQVLMGSRFTISCSIQPQFQGGSFQLILTTSAVSQNFTLPAVNHSARFLFSAAVHTHQGDYRCVYHVCVFNHNFSSASQQLSLTVSGHQRAEAKRRETH, from the exons ATGGATCACGTActaacagtgtttgtgttgctgtggaGCTCAG GTCTCCAGACAAAGGAACACAATCCTTTAAAAG acgTTAGAGTGACGAGGCTGGTGGGACGACGTAGCCGCTGTTCTGCTTTGCTAGAGAGAGACGGACGTTCGACTAATAATGATAACGACATCTGGGATCTGAAGTCAGCAGCTGTAGTTTGTAGACAGCTGGACTGTGGTTCTGTGGTTCAGGTTCTCTCAAAATTTCAACGTACATTTCAGAGGACGTACGCATCTTCCTGTCTTCAACCAAAATCTAACCAGAGGAAATGTCTAACAAAAAGGTCCCACCTTCCTCAAAACAGCCTGGAGATCACCTGCTCAG aCTCTGTCAGGCTGCTTAATGGGACCAGTCTGTGTTCAGGCAGACTGGAGGTAAAGTCCAACCAGTCGTGGTCCTCAGTGTGTGACGATGACTTTAACCTGCAGGAAGCAGAGGTGGTCTGTAGGCACCTTGGCTGTGGGGCTCCATTAGTCTTTCAGGGGGGGCTCTACGGAGAACTGAAGGCTTCAGTGTGGAGTAAAGAATTCCAGTGTGAAGGCAATGAGTCTGCTCTGCTGGACTGTGACAGCTCAGACTCTGCTAGAAACACATGCTCACCTGGTAAAGCTGTTGGACTCACCTGCTCAG AGCCTGATACTGTTCGGCTGGTGAAAGGACTCAGCCCCTGCGCTGGTGAACTGGAGGTGAAACAACAAGGACAATGGAGGAAAGTGGACGACCCAACATCTGAATGGAATCTAAAGGCAGCTGATGCAATGTGTCGACAAATGAACTGCGGCTCTGCAGTTTCGCTAGGAAAGAAATGGGATTCAATGTACAACCTTGTCTGGCAGATTGACTCCGACTGTCTTCAGTCTGAGTCTGCAGTCAGGGAGTGCGTTTTTACAAATTACATCTCCTCCCAGAACATACTGTTGATCAATTGCTCAG acTCTGTCAGGCTGCTTAATGGGACCAGTCTGTGTTCAGGCAGACTGGAGGTAAAGTCCAACCAGTCGTGGTCCTCAGTGTGTGACGATGACTTTAACCTGCAGGAAGCAGAGGTGGTCTGTAGGCAGCTTGGCTGTGGGGCTCCATTAGTCTTTCAGGGGGGGCTCTACGGAGAACTGAAGGCTTCAGTGTGGAGTAAAGAATTCCAGTGTGAAGGAAATGAGTCTGCTCTGCTGGACTGTGACAGCTCAGACTCTGCTAGAAACACATGCTCACCTGGTAAAGCTGTTGGACTCACCTGCTCAG AGCTTGATAATGTGAGGCTGTCTGGAGGAACCAGTCGCTGTGATGGTAGAGTGGAGATGAAACGGGAAGAGTGGAGACCGCTGGTTACCGATAACCTGGGGGACCAGGATGTGGCTTCTGTAGTGTGTCGTCAACTGGGGTGTGGTTCTGTTGTTTCAGCAGAAAGAACAGTCAGTCATTCACCTGGAGCTCGGTGGTTTCTCAGACGTCCATGTGGTCAGTCTGACAGTAATCTGAGGGACTGTTTATTAAGCAAAGGTGTGAAGGGAAGTTTCTCGCACATCCTACAGGTGATCTGCTCAG ATATTCTGGTTCGGCCAATCATCTCCTTTGCTGCCTGCAATGATGGGGTTTCTGAGGCCAATCGGACGGAGCTTCAGGTGCTCATGGGCTCTAGGTTCACCATCAGCTGCTCCATCCAGCCACAGTTCCAGGGAGGCTCCTTCCAGTTAATCCTGACCACCTCAGCTGTGTCACAAAACTTCACCTTACCGGCTGTCAATCACTCTGCTCGTTTCCTGTTCTCTGCTGCAGTCCACACCCACCAAGGGGACTACAGATGTGTTTATCACGTCTGTGTTTTTAACCATAACTTCTCTTCCGCGAGCCAGCAACTCTCTCTTACTGTCTCAG GCCACCAGAGGGCAGAAGCCAAAAGGAGAGAAACCCATTGA
- the LOC137128606 gene encoding scavenger receptor cysteine-rich type 1 protein M130-like isoform X2: MDHVLTVFVLLWSSGLQTKEHNPLKDVRVTRLVGRRSRCSALLERDGRSTNNDNDIWDLKSAAVVCRQLDCGSVVQVLSKFQRTFQRTYASSCLQPKSNQRKCLTKRSHLPQNSLEITCSDSVRLLNGTSLCSGRLEVKSNQSWSSVCDDDFNLQEAEVVCRHLGCGAPLVFQGGLYGELKASVWSKEFQCEGNESALLDCDSSDSARNTCSPEPDTVRLVKGLSPCAGELEVKQQGQWRKVDDPTSEWNLKAADAMCRQMNCGSAVSLGKKWDSMYNLVWQIDSDCLQSESAVRECVFTNYISSQNILLINCSDSVRLLNGTSLCSGRLEVKSNQSWSSVCDDDFNLQEAEVVCRQLGCGAPLVFQGGLYGELKASVWSKEFQCEGNESALLDCDSSDSARNTCSPGKAVGLTCSELDNVRLSGGTSRCDGRVEMKREEWRPLVTDNLGDQDVASVVCRQLGCGSVVSAERTVSHSPGARWFLRRPCGQSDSNLRDCLLSKGVKGSFSHILQVICSDILVRPIISFAACNDGVSEANRTELQVLMGSRFTISCSIQPQFQGGSFQLILTTSAVSQNFTLPAVNHSARFLFSAAVHTHQGDYRCVYHVCVFNHNFSSASQQLSLTVSASLTDLIIRVSVVTVMLFSAALLFCFKATRGQKPKGEKPIELDFLGGAEERKEAQARE; this comes from the exons ATGGATCACGTActaacagtgtttgtgttgctgtggaGCTCAG GTCTCCAGACAAAGGAACACAATCCTTTAAAAG acgTTAGAGTGACGAGGCTGGTGGGACGACGTAGCCGCTGTTCTGCTTTGCTAGAGAGAGACGGACGTTCGACTAATAATGATAACGACATCTGGGATCTGAAGTCAGCAGCTGTAGTTTGTAGACAGCTGGACTGTGGTTCTGTGGTTCAGGTTCTCTCAAAATTTCAACGTACATTTCAGAGGACGTACGCATCTTCCTGTCTTCAACCAAAATCTAACCAGAGGAAATGTCTAACAAAAAGGTCCCACCTTCCTCAAAACAGCCTGGAGATCACCTGCTCAG aCTCTGTCAGGCTGCTTAATGGGACCAGTCTGTGTTCAGGCAGACTGGAGGTAAAGTCCAACCAGTCGTGGTCCTCAGTGTGTGACGATGACTTTAACCTGCAGGAAGCAGAGGTGGTCTGTAGGCACCTTGGCTGTGGGGCTCCATTAGTCTTTCAGGGGGGGCTCTACGGAGAACTGAAGGCTTCAGTGTGGAGTAAAGAATTCCAGTGTGAAGGCAATGAGTCTGCTCTGCTGGACTGTGACAGCTCAGACTCTGCTAGAAACACATGCTCACCTG AGCCTGATACTGTTCGGCTGGTGAAAGGACTCAGCCCCTGCGCTGGTGAACTGGAGGTGAAACAACAAGGACAATGGAGGAAAGTGGACGACCCAACATCTGAATGGAATCTAAAGGCAGCTGATGCAATGTGTCGACAAATGAACTGCGGCTCTGCAGTTTCGCTAGGAAAGAAATGGGATTCAATGTACAACCTTGTCTGGCAGATTGACTCCGACTGTCTTCAGTCTGAGTCTGCAGTCAGGGAGTGCGTTTTTACAAATTACATCTCCTCCCAGAACATACTGTTGATCAATTGCTCAG acTCTGTCAGGCTGCTTAATGGGACCAGTCTGTGTTCAGGCAGACTGGAGGTAAAGTCCAACCAGTCGTGGTCCTCAGTGTGTGACGATGACTTTAACCTGCAGGAAGCAGAGGTGGTCTGTAGGCAGCTTGGCTGTGGGGCTCCATTAGTCTTTCAGGGGGGGCTCTACGGAGAACTGAAGGCTTCAGTGTGGAGTAAAGAATTCCAGTGTGAAGGAAATGAGTCTGCTCTGCTGGACTGTGACAGCTCAGACTCTGCTAGAAACACATGCTCACCTGGTAAAGCTGTTGGACTCACCTGCTCAG AGCTTGATAATGTGAGGCTGTCTGGAGGAACCAGTCGCTGTGATGGTAGAGTGGAGATGAAACGGGAAGAGTGGAGACCGCTGGTTACCGATAACCTGGGGGACCAGGATGTGGCTTCTGTAGTGTGTCGTCAACTGGGGTGTGGTTCTGTTGTTTCAGCAGAAAGAACAGTCAGTCATTCACCTGGAGCTCGGTGGTTTCTCAGACGTCCATGTGGTCAGTCTGACAGTAATCTGAGGGACTGTTTATTAAGCAAAGGTGTGAAGGGAAGTTTCTCGCACATCCTACAGGTGATCTGCTCAG ATATTCTGGTTCGGCCAATCATCTCCTTTGCTGCCTGCAATGATGGGGTTTCTGAGGCCAATCGGACGGAGCTTCAGGTGCTCATGGGCTCTAGGTTCACCATCAGCTGCTCCATCCAGCCACAGTTCCAGGGAGGCTCCTTCCAGTTAATCCTGACCACCTCAGCTGTGTCACAAAACTTCACCTTACCGGCTGTCAATCACTCTGCTCGTTTCCTGTTCTCTGCTGCAGTCCACACCCACCAAGGGGACTACAGATGTGTTTATCACGTCTGTGTTTTTAACCATAACTTCTCTTCCGCGAGCCAGCAACTCTCTCTTACTGTCTCAG CCTCTTTAACAGATCTGATCATTAGAGTTTCCGTGGTGACGGTTATGTTGTTCAGTGCTGCACTGCTCTTCTGCTTCAAG GCCACCAGAGGGCAGAAGCCAAAAGGAGAGAAACCCATTGAGCTGGATTTCCTTGGTGGTGCTGAAGAACGGAAGGAGGCCCAGGCAAGAGAGTAG
- the LOC137128606 gene encoding scavenger receptor cysteine-rich type 1 protein M130-like isoform X1 — protein MDHVLTVFVLLWSSGLQTKEHNPLKDVRVTRLVGRRSRCSALLERDGRSTNNDNDIWDLKSAAVVCRQLDCGSVVQVLSKFQRTFQRTYASSCLQPKSNQRKCLTKRSHLPQNSLEITCSDSVRLLNGTSLCSGRLEVKSNQSWSSVCDDDFNLQEAEVVCRHLGCGAPLVFQGGLYGELKASVWSKEFQCEGNESALLDCDSSDSARNTCSPGKAVGLTCSEPDTVRLVKGLSPCAGELEVKQQGQWRKVDDPTSEWNLKAADAMCRQMNCGSAVSLGKKWDSMYNLVWQIDSDCLQSESAVRECVFTNYISSQNILLINCSDSVRLLNGTSLCSGRLEVKSNQSWSSVCDDDFNLQEAEVVCRQLGCGAPLVFQGGLYGELKASVWSKEFQCEGNESALLDCDSSDSARNTCSPGKAVGLTCSELDNVRLSGGTSRCDGRVEMKREEWRPLVTDNLGDQDVASVVCRQLGCGSVVSAERTVSHSPGARWFLRRPCGQSDSNLRDCLLSKGVKGSFSHILQVICSDILVRPIISFAACNDGVSEANRTELQVLMGSRFTISCSIQPQFQGGSFQLILTTSAVSQNFTLPAVNHSARFLFSAAVHTHQGDYRCVYHVCVFNHNFSSASQQLSLTVSASLTDLIIRVSVVTVMLFSAALLFCFKATRGQKPKGEKPIELDFLGGAEERKEAQARE, from the exons ATGGATCACGTActaacagtgtttgtgttgctgtggaGCTCAG GTCTCCAGACAAAGGAACACAATCCTTTAAAAG acgTTAGAGTGACGAGGCTGGTGGGACGACGTAGCCGCTGTTCTGCTTTGCTAGAGAGAGACGGACGTTCGACTAATAATGATAACGACATCTGGGATCTGAAGTCAGCAGCTGTAGTTTGTAGACAGCTGGACTGTGGTTCTGTGGTTCAGGTTCTCTCAAAATTTCAACGTACATTTCAGAGGACGTACGCATCTTCCTGTCTTCAACCAAAATCTAACCAGAGGAAATGTCTAACAAAAAGGTCCCACCTTCCTCAAAACAGCCTGGAGATCACCTGCTCAG aCTCTGTCAGGCTGCTTAATGGGACCAGTCTGTGTTCAGGCAGACTGGAGGTAAAGTCCAACCAGTCGTGGTCCTCAGTGTGTGACGATGACTTTAACCTGCAGGAAGCAGAGGTGGTCTGTAGGCACCTTGGCTGTGGGGCTCCATTAGTCTTTCAGGGGGGGCTCTACGGAGAACTGAAGGCTTCAGTGTGGAGTAAAGAATTCCAGTGTGAAGGCAATGAGTCTGCTCTGCTGGACTGTGACAGCTCAGACTCTGCTAGAAACACATGCTCACCTGGTAAAGCTGTTGGACTCACCTGCTCAG AGCCTGATACTGTTCGGCTGGTGAAAGGACTCAGCCCCTGCGCTGGTGAACTGGAGGTGAAACAACAAGGACAATGGAGGAAAGTGGACGACCCAACATCTGAATGGAATCTAAAGGCAGCTGATGCAATGTGTCGACAAATGAACTGCGGCTCTGCAGTTTCGCTAGGAAAGAAATGGGATTCAATGTACAACCTTGTCTGGCAGATTGACTCCGACTGTCTTCAGTCTGAGTCTGCAGTCAGGGAGTGCGTTTTTACAAATTACATCTCCTCCCAGAACATACTGTTGATCAATTGCTCAG acTCTGTCAGGCTGCTTAATGGGACCAGTCTGTGTTCAGGCAGACTGGAGGTAAAGTCCAACCAGTCGTGGTCCTCAGTGTGTGACGATGACTTTAACCTGCAGGAAGCAGAGGTGGTCTGTAGGCAGCTTGGCTGTGGGGCTCCATTAGTCTTTCAGGGGGGGCTCTACGGAGAACTGAAGGCTTCAGTGTGGAGTAAAGAATTCCAGTGTGAAGGAAATGAGTCTGCTCTGCTGGACTGTGACAGCTCAGACTCTGCTAGAAACACATGCTCACCTGGTAAAGCTGTTGGACTCACCTGCTCAG AGCTTGATAATGTGAGGCTGTCTGGAGGAACCAGTCGCTGTGATGGTAGAGTGGAGATGAAACGGGAAGAGTGGAGACCGCTGGTTACCGATAACCTGGGGGACCAGGATGTGGCTTCTGTAGTGTGTCGTCAACTGGGGTGTGGTTCTGTTGTTTCAGCAGAAAGAACAGTCAGTCATTCACCTGGAGCTCGGTGGTTTCTCAGACGTCCATGTGGTCAGTCTGACAGTAATCTGAGGGACTGTTTATTAAGCAAAGGTGTGAAGGGAAGTTTCTCGCACATCCTACAGGTGATCTGCTCAG ATATTCTGGTTCGGCCAATCATCTCCTTTGCTGCCTGCAATGATGGGGTTTCTGAGGCCAATCGGACGGAGCTTCAGGTGCTCATGGGCTCTAGGTTCACCATCAGCTGCTCCATCCAGCCACAGTTCCAGGGAGGCTCCTTCCAGTTAATCCTGACCACCTCAGCTGTGTCACAAAACTTCACCTTACCGGCTGTCAATCACTCTGCTCGTTTCCTGTTCTCTGCTGCAGTCCACACCCACCAAGGGGACTACAGATGTGTTTATCACGTCTGTGTTTTTAACCATAACTTCTCTTCCGCGAGCCAGCAACTCTCTCTTACTGTCTCAG CCTCTTTAACAGATCTGATCATTAGAGTTTCCGTGGTGACGGTTATGTTGTTCAGTGCTGCACTGCTCTTCTGCTTCAAG GCCACCAGAGGGCAGAAGCCAAAAGGAGAGAAACCCATTGAGCTGGATTTCCTTGGTGGTGCTGAAGAACGGAAGGAGGCCCAGGCAAGAGAGTAG